A DNA window from Calliphora vicina chromosome 1, idCalVici1.1, whole genome shotgun sequence contains the following coding sequences:
- the LOC135963372 gene encoding uncharacterized protein LOC135963372: protein MTDFLNCSIVKLKRNQEVFNLNLRFSAEIVKPTLDFWIINERPDEKDFVLVNFTNVDGCLFLQNKDTYNILQIIRKEFVKYSNLPEKCPVAKLTKINVNQLRIDAENFPPYIPETKFRVEVYLKENIDLIFSLIVRGRVESKKRSIFKNR, encoded by the exons ATGACCGACTTTTTGAATTGCTCCATTGTAAAGTTGAAGCGCAATCAGGAGGTTTTCAATTTGAATCTACGCTTTAGTGCTGAAATCGTAAAGCCAACATTAGATTTTTGGATTATAAATGAGAGGCCAgatgaaaaagattttgttttggTCAATTTTACCAATGTTGATGGCTGTCTTTTTCTACAAAACAAGGATACTtataatattttgcaaattatACGCAAAGAATTTGTAAAGTATTCGAATTTACCGGAAAAATGTCCTGTAGCAAAG cttACCAAAATTAATGTAAATCAATTAAGAATTGATGCCGAAAATTTTCCACCCTATATTCCGGAGACAAAATTTCGAGTAGAGGtttatttgaaagaaaatattgatttaatatTCAGTTTGATTGTAAGAGGAAGAGTGGAGTCGAAAAAACGTTCGATATTTAAAAATCgttga